Proteins encoded by one window of Ramlibacter tataouinensis:
- a CDS encoding LysM peptidoglycan-binding domain-containing protein: MMAQREAVAARPPLARRTAAVLAAAVFALPVLAQPVTPGQRATAQQVAQSGVPLSELAPNAPDRYTVKRGDTLWDLAKLYLTSPWRWPELWGMNLEDVRNPHRIYPGQQLVLERDGERARLRLQQARGGADAPPTETVRVSPRVRVESLADSSLPTLQPHLIEPFLAEPVIVEEGVLERAPRIVASPENRVLITRGDRVYARGSAESPLLVKTRGGDGYRVFRNAVALRDPVTRAVLGYEAQYLGSALLVRGEDKASVPDGGGDSRELPVAATLDIVSARSEMRVGDRLLPEPGRQLVSYTPRAPEGKIEGLVVSMYGDSVALAGQNQVVLINKGTADGLAPGHVLAIQRTGARFVDRSQPGERTEIKLPNERNGLMMVFRPFERLSYALILDTGEGVKVGDRIVNPR, translated from the coding sequence ATGATGGCGCAACGCGAAGCCGTGGCCGCCCGCCCGCCGCTGGCCCGGCGCACTGCTGCCGTGCTGGCCGCAGCGGTGTTTGCGTTGCCGGTGCTGGCCCAGCCGGTCACGCCCGGACAGCGCGCCACGGCCCAGCAGGTGGCCCAGTCGGGCGTGCCGCTGAGCGAACTCGCCCCCAACGCGCCGGACCGCTACACGGTCAAGCGCGGCGACACGCTGTGGGACCTGGCCAAGCTGTACCTGACCAGCCCCTGGCGCTGGCCCGAGCTGTGGGGCATGAACCTGGAGGACGTGCGCAACCCGCACCGCATCTATCCCGGCCAGCAACTGGTGCTCGAGCGCGATGGCGAACGCGCGCGCCTGCGCCTGCAGCAGGCCCGCGGCGGCGCCGACGCGCCGCCCACCGAGACCGTCCGGGTGTCGCCGCGCGTGCGCGTCGAATCGCTGGCCGACTCGTCCCTGCCGACCCTGCAGCCGCACCTGATCGAGCCGTTCCTGGCCGAGCCGGTGATCGTCGAGGAAGGCGTGCTCGAGCGCGCCCCGCGCATCGTGGCCAGCCCCGAGAACCGGGTGCTGATCACGCGCGGCGACCGCGTCTATGCGCGCGGCAGCGCCGAATCGCCGCTGCTGGTGAAGACCCGGGGCGGCGACGGCTACCGGGTGTTCCGCAACGCCGTGGCGCTGCGCGACCCGGTCACCCGCGCGGTGCTGGGCTACGAGGCGCAGTACCTCGGCTCGGCGCTGCTGGTGCGCGGCGAGGACAAGGCCTCGGTGCCGGACGGCGGCGGCGACAGCCGCGAGCTGCCGGTGGCGGCCACGCTCGACATCGTCTCGGCCCGCAGCGAGATGCGGGTGGGTGACCGGCTGCTGCCCGAGCCGGGCCGCCAGCTCGTGAGCTACACGCCGCGCGCGCCCGAAGGCAAGATCGAGGGCCTGGTGGTATCCATGTACGGCGATTCGGTCGCGCTGGCCGGCCAGAACCAGGTCGTGCTGATCAACAAGGGCACGGCCGACGGCCTCGCACCGGGCCACGTGCTGGCCATCCAGCGCACCGGCGCCCGCTTCGTCGATCGCTCCCAGCCCGGCGAGCGCACCGAGATCAAGCTGCCCAACGAGCGCAACGGCCTGATGATGGTGTTCCGCCCGTTCGAGCGCCTGTCCTATGCGCTGATCCTGGACACCGGCGAGGGCGTCAAGGTCGGCGATCGCATCGTCAACCCGCGCTGA
- a CDS encoding DUF1631 family protein, with translation MTPTPPPSQSSVVARQAREHFVAQLEGVLQPLSDAIRARLLELMDTAAGSREAQDRRDAMLDFEHQRHAWVDATASAWRKAVAPPTATARVRLEALDLALMGDDVVENKILASRLALAVLEKATWELNEIKVRMEHLDGQELASHDVLRAEAVAQLMVEQWGASGLPRPTWVQVHELIHKHMIERMQAAYRSTNELLVARGVLPDIDLSARVRRGAPAPTSRPAPASGGSAGHGAAGGGSGGGGSGGDARPGGGAGAVRGAAGAGGGGGFSGGMAGGRPGGGGGGGFGVASGDAAASGAAGYAGTGEAADGGTLAAPGFGGYAGAASAGGGRGRGGAASTYGGHTRGLGSGVADETRMMTSSTPLARARMRATGVIGQLKRLLTEKAGFDPRQAVAPSPALAEAISQHAGAVASRMQTQAAGHDTVGEVVVYDDAAVEQAVADLRQRSGELKKKAATTSEKATIEIVALMFQAILAEERIPPGVRVWFARLQMPVLRLALAEPEFFGTLEHPARLLIDRMGSCVLGFNAATIGGSALEAEIKRVVQVIEQYPETGRRVFQLVYDEFQKFLARFLTEKSDTQRLVSIAQQVEQKEAMAIQYTIELRKMLADVPVREEIREFLFKVWAEVLAVAAVRHGPQHADTVALKKSAAELVWSASAKPNKAERTKVIQELPALLQRLRQGMGLMGLDAAQQEKHIKVISDTLADAFRSKTEAIPQGQIDAIGKRLAHLEDFISDDPSADLPLDQEALEMMLGIDASMIEVVAGGGSRPNDAMLAWAAELQQGTWFTLDHNGQVHQVQYVWRSQRNQLHLFASSDGRSFLLQMRRLGAYLQAGLLLPAEEEALTVRATREALARLDANPERLLA, from the coding sequence GTGACCCCGACCCCGCCTCCCAGCCAAAGCAGCGTCGTCGCACGCCAGGCGCGCGAGCATTTCGTCGCGCAGCTGGAAGGGGTGCTGCAGCCGCTGTCGGATGCCATCCGGGCGCGCCTGCTGGAGCTGATGGACACCGCCGCCGGCAGCCGCGAGGCCCAGGACCGGCGCGACGCGATGCTGGATTTCGAGCACCAGCGCCACGCCTGGGTCGATGCCACGGCGAGCGCCTGGCGCAAGGCGGTGGCGCCGCCCACCGCCACCGCGCGGGTCCGGCTGGAGGCGCTCGATCTCGCGCTGATGGGCGACGACGTGGTCGAGAACAAGATCCTCGCCTCGCGGCTGGCGCTGGCCGTGCTGGAGAAGGCGACCTGGGAGCTCAACGAGATCAAGGTCCGCATGGAGCATCTGGACGGCCAGGAACTGGCCAGCCACGACGTGCTGCGGGCCGAGGCGGTGGCCCAGCTGATGGTGGAGCAGTGGGGCGCCAGCGGGCTGCCGCGGCCGACCTGGGTGCAGGTGCACGAGCTGATCCACAAGCACATGATCGAGCGCATGCAGGCGGCCTACCGGTCCACCAACGAGTTGCTGGTCGCGCGCGGCGTGCTGCCCGATATCGACCTGAGCGCGCGGGTCCGGCGCGGCGCGCCGGCGCCGACTTCGCGGCCGGCGCCGGCCAGCGGCGGGAGTGCCGGTCATGGCGCGGCTGGTGGCGGTAGCGGTGGCGGCGGTAGCGGCGGCGATGCCAGGCCGGGCGGCGGTGCCGGTGCGGTTCGTGGCGCCGCTGGCGCTGGCGGTGGCGGTGGTTTTTCCGGCGGCATGGCCGGCGGCCGGCCCGGCGGCGGTGGCGGTGGCGGTTTCGGCGTTGCTTCGGGCGACGCAGCCGCCAGCGGTGCTGCCGGTTACGCCGGCACCGGCGAGGCGGCGGACGGCGGCACACTGGCGGCACCGGGTTTCGGCGGCTACGCCGGCGCCGCGAGCGCCGGCGGCGGCCGGGGCCGCGGCGGCGCGGCTTCCACCTATGGCGGTCACACGCGCGGCCTGGGCAGCGGCGTCGCCGACGAAACCCGCATGATGACGTCCAGCACGCCGCTGGCCCGCGCGCGCATGCGCGCGACCGGCGTGATCGGCCAGTTGAAGCGCCTGCTCACCGAGAAGGCCGGCTTCGACCCACGCCAGGCGGTGGCGCCGTCGCCGGCCCTGGCGGAGGCGATCAGCCAGCACGCCGGTGCGGTGGCGAGCCGGATGCAGACCCAGGCTGCCGGCCACGACACGGTGGGCGAGGTCGTGGTCTATGACGATGCCGCGGTCGAACAGGCGGTCGCCGACTTGCGCCAGCGCAGCGGCGAGCTCAAGAAGAAGGCGGCCACCACCAGCGAGAAAGCCACGATCGAGATCGTGGCGCTGATGTTCCAGGCCATCCTGGCCGAGGAGCGCATCCCGCCGGGTGTGCGGGTCTGGTTCGCGCGCCTGCAGATGCCGGTGTTGCGGCTGGCGCTGGCCGAGCCGGAGTTCTTCGGAACGCTGGAGCATCCGGCGCGGCTGCTGATCGACCGCATGGGATCGTGCGTGCTGGGCTTCAATGCCGCCACCATCGGCGGCAGCGCACTGGAGGCGGAGATCAAGCGGGTGGTGCAGGTGATCGAGCAGTACCCCGAGACCGGCCGCCGCGTGTTCCAGCTGGTCTACGACGAATTCCAGAAGTTCCTCGCCAGGTTCCTGACCGAGAAGAGCGACACCCAGCGGCTGGTGAGCATCGCCCAGCAGGTCGAGCAGAAGGAGGCGATGGCGATCCAGTACACCATCGAGCTGCGCAAGATGCTGGCCGACGTGCCGGTGCGCGAGGAGATCCGCGAGTTCCTGTTCAAGGTCTGGGCCGAGGTGCTGGCCGTGGCTGCGGTGCGCCATGGGCCGCAGCACGCGGACACGGTGGCGCTGAAGAAGTCGGCCGCCGAGCTGGTGTGGTCGGCCAGCGCCAAGCCGAACAAGGCCGAGCGCACCAAGGTGATCCAGGAGCTGCCGGCGCTGCTGCAGCGCCTGCGCCAGGGCATGGGGTTGATGGGGCTCGATGCCGCGCAGCAGGAAAAGCACATCAAGGTGATCAGCGACACCCTGGCCGATGCCTTCAGGTCCAAGACCGAGGCGATCCCGCAGGGGCAGATCGATGCCATCGGCAAGCGGCTGGCGCACCTGGAGGACTTCATCAGCGACGATCCTTCGGCCGACCTGCCGCTGGACCAGGAGGCGCTGGAGATGATGCTGGGCATCGACGCCTCGATGATCGAGGTGGTGGCCGGCGGCGGCTCGCGCCCCAACGACGCCATGCTGGCCTGGGCGGCGGAACTGCAGCAGGGCACCTGGTTCACGCTGGACCACAACGGCCAGGTGCACCAGGTGCAATACGTCTGGCGCAGCCAGCGCAACCAGTTGCACCTGTTCGCCTCGTCCGACGGCCGCAGCTTCCTGCTGCAGATGCGACGCCTGGGCGCCTACCTGCAGGCCGGGCTGCTGCTGCCGGCGGAGGAAGAGGCGCTCACGGTGCGCGCCACGCGCGAGGCGCTGGCGCGGCTGGATGCGAATCCCGAACGGCTGCTTGCGTAA
- the secF gene encoding protein translocase subunit SecF, with the protein MEFFKIGRDIPFMRYALVFNVISFLTFALAVFFLVTRGLHLSVEFTGGTVMQVSYAQAADVEGVRKTVADLGYKDVQVQNFGTARDVMIRLPAQKGVSSAQQSEQVMTALKNAEPAVTLKRTEFVGPQVGEELATDGLKAMGMVIVGIIIYLAFRFEWKFAVAAIIANLHDVIIILGFFAFFQWEFSLSVLAAVLAVLGYSVNESVVIFDRIREAFRRFRKMNTHEIIDHAITANISRTIITHGSTQVMVLSMLLFGGPTLHYFSLALTVGILFGIYSSVFVAAAIAMWLGVKREDLVKSGPRKEDPNDPNAGAVV; encoded by the coding sequence ATGGAGTTCTTCAAGATCGGCCGCGACATCCCGTTCATGCGGTATGCGCTGGTGTTCAACGTGATCTCCTTCCTCACGTTCGCACTGGCGGTGTTCTTCCTGGTCACGCGCGGGCTGCACCTGTCGGTGGAGTTCACCGGCGGCACCGTGATGCAGGTCAGCTACGCCCAGGCGGCGGACGTCGAGGGCGTGCGCAAGACGGTGGCCGACCTCGGCTACAAGGACGTGCAGGTGCAGAACTTCGGCACCGCCCGCGACGTGATGATCCGGCTGCCGGCCCAGAAGGGCGTCAGTTCGGCCCAGCAGAGCGAGCAGGTGATGACCGCGCTCAAGAACGCCGAACCCGCGGTGACGCTCAAGCGCACCGAGTTTGTCGGTCCGCAGGTGGGCGAGGAACTGGCCACCGACGGGCTGAAGGCGATGGGCATGGTGATCGTCGGCATCATCATCTACCTGGCGTTCCGCTTCGAGTGGAAGTTCGCGGTGGCGGCGATCATCGCCAACCTGCACGACGTCATCATCATCCTGGGCTTCTTTGCCTTCTTCCAGTGGGAGTTCTCGCTGTCGGTGCTGGCGGCGGTGCTGGCGGTGCTGGGCTACTCGGTCAACGAGTCGGTGGTCATCTTCGACCGGATCCGCGAGGCGTTCCGGCGCTTCCGCAAGATGAACACCCACGAGATCATCGACCACGCCATCACCGCCAACATCAGCCGCACCATCATCACCCACGGCTCGACCCAGGTGATGGTGCTGTCGATGCTGCTGTTCGGTGGCCCGACGCTGCACTACTTCTCGCTGGCCCTGACGGTCGGCATCTTGTTCGGCATCTACTCCTCGGTGTTCGTGGCTGCGGCCATCGCCATGTGGCTGGGGGTCAAGCGCGAGGACCTGGTCAAGTCCGGGCCGCGCAAGGAAGACCCCAACGACCCCAATGCGGGGGCCGTGGTCTGA
- the dprA gene encoding DNA-processing protein DprA — MERDELAAWLRLAMTPGVGPAGARRLLAAFGLPQQLFAQSAEALATVASPGQVQALRAEPPEWQARVEATWSWLQASDPAAPRRLLTLADPAYPQPLLHTEDPPLLLYVQGLPTGSWPPAIAVVGSRNPTPQGALNARQFARSFAQAGLAVVSGLALGIDGAAHEGALEGAQASAVATIAVVGTGLDRVYPRRHLELAHRISRHGLLVSEYPLGTRPLRENFPRRNRIIAALGQGTLVVEAALKSGSLITARLAAEQGREVFAIPGSIHSPQARGCHELLRQGAKLVETAQDVLEELAPQQGAPTAASPAAAAAEPEPFLLRAMGFDPVGLDALIARTGTGAADLQAQLLELELAGQVARLPGGLFQRTGRG; from the coding sequence ATGGAGCGCGACGAACTGGCGGCCTGGCTGCGGCTGGCGATGACGCCGGGCGTCGGCCCGGCCGGCGCGCGCCGGCTGCTGGCCGCCTTCGGCCTGCCGCAACAGCTGTTCGCCCAGTCGGCCGAGGCCCTCGCCACCGTGGCCTCGCCGGGGCAGGTGCAGGCGCTGCGCGCCGAGCCGCCGGAGTGGCAGGCGCGGGTGGAGGCCACCTGGTCCTGGCTGCAGGCCAGCGACCCGGCGGCGCCGCGGCGCCTGCTCACCCTGGCCGACCCGGCCTACCCGCAGCCGTTGCTGCACACCGAGGACCCTCCGCTGCTGCTGTACGTGCAGGGACTGCCGACCGGGTCATGGCCGCCGGCGATCGCCGTGGTCGGCAGCCGCAACCCAACGCCGCAAGGCGCGCTCAACGCGCGCCAGTTCGCCCGCAGCTTCGCCCAGGCCGGCCTGGCGGTGGTGTCGGGCCTGGCACTGGGCATCGACGGCGCGGCCCACGAAGGCGCACTGGAAGGCGCGCAGGCGTCGGCGGTGGCAACCATCGCGGTGGTCGGCACCGGCCTGGACCGGGTCTATCCGCGCCGGCACCTCGAGCTGGCGCACCGGATCTCAAGGCACGGCCTGCTGGTGTCGGAGTACCCGCTGGGCACGCGCCCGCTGCGCGAGAACTTCCCGCGCCGCAACCGCATCATCGCGGCGCTGGGCCAGGGCACGCTGGTGGTGGAGGCGGCGCTGAAGTCCGGCTCGCTGATCACCGCCCGCCTGGCGGCGGAGCAGGGGCGCGAAGTGTTCGCGATTCCAGGCTCGATCCACTCGCCGCAGGCGCGCGGCTGCCACGAGCTGCTGCGCCAGGGCGCCAAGCTGGTCGAGACGGCGCAGGACGTGCTGGAGGAGCTGGCGCCGCAGCAGGGCGCGCCCACTGCTGCATCTCCTGCGGCAGCGGCCGCGGAGCCGGAACCGTTCCTGCTGCGGGCCATGGGGTTCGATCCGGTCGGGCTGGACGCGCTGATCGCGCGCACCGGCACCGGCGCCGCGGACCTGCAGGCGCAACTGCTCGAACTGGAACTGGCCGGCCAGGTGGCGCGCCTGCCCGGCGGCCTGTTCCAGCGTACCGGCCGCGGCTGA
- the fmt gene encoding methionyl-tRNA formyltransferase, with protein sequence MRLVFAGTPDFARVALERLHNAGFDIPLVLTQPDRPAGRGLKLQPSPVKQFAQRHGIAVAQPRSLRLDGKYPEDAAQARQALLAAGAEAMVVAAYGLILPQWVLDLPRLGCLNIHASLLPRWRGAAPIHRAIEAGDAQTGVTIMQMDAGLDTGDMLLAERIAIAPHDSTGTLHDRLAALGGRLVVEALELAACGGLTRTPQPAEGVTYAHKIDKSEAQVDWSQPAVSIERRLRAFDPFPGAASTLAGEALKLWRAQVPDASAPDVAAPGTVLAAGSAGIEVATGRGVLRLTELQRAGGKRLPAAEFLRGTAIAPGQRFGAA encoded by the coding sequence ATGCGGCTCGTCTTCGCCGGCACGCCGGACTTTGCCCGCGTCGCGCTCGAGCGGCTGCACAACGCCGGCTTCGACATCCCGCTGGTGCTGACCCAGCCCGATCGGCCGGCCGGCCGCGGGCTGAAGCTGCAGCCCTCGCCGGTCAAGCAGTTCGCGCAGCGGCACGGCATCGCGGTGGCGCAGCCGCGCAGCCTGCGGCTGGATGGCAAGTACCCCGAGGACGCCGCGCAGGCCCGCCAGGCGCTGCTGGCCGCGGGCGCCGAGGCGATGGTGGTCGCGGCCTACGGCCTGATCCTGCCGCAGTGGGTGCTCGACCTCCCCCGGCTGGGCTGCCTGAACATCCATGCCTCGCTGCTGCCGCGCTGGCGCGGCGCCGCCCCGATCCACCGCGCCATCGAGGCCGGCGATGCGCAGACCGGCGTCACCATCATGCAGATGGACGCCGGCCTGGACACCGGCGACATGCTGCTGGCCGAGCGCATCGCCATCGCCCCGCACGACAGCACCGGCACGCTGCACGACCGGCTGGCCGCGCTCGGCGGTCGCCTGGTCGTCGAAGCGCTGGAGCTGGCGGCCTGCGGCGGGCTGACGCGCACCCCGCAGCCGGCCGAGGGGGTGACGTACGCCCACAAGATCGACAAGAGCGAGGCGCAGGTCGACTGGTCGCAGCCGGCCGTGTCGATCGAGCGCCGCCTGCGGGCGTTCGACCCGTTCCCCGGCGCCGCCAGCACGCTGGCTGGCGAGGCCCTCAAGCTGTGGCGTGCGCAAGTGCCGGACGCGTCGGCGCCCGACGTCGCGGCGCCGGGCACCGTGCTGGCGGCGGGCTCCGCGGGCATCGAGGTTGCCACCGGGCGCGGCGTGCTGCGCCTGACCGAACTGCAGCGCGCCGGGGGCAAGCGCCTGCCCGCCGCCGAATTCCTGCGCGGCACCGCCATCGCGCCCGGCCAGCGGTTCGGGGCGGCCTGA
- a CDS encoding DUF494 domain-containing protein, with amino-acid sequence MFEVLVFVYENYWRGDACPELQQLGRKLSAHGFEPDEIQQALTWLDGLNFAAQSTHLPEPGDTAGLASAASLRVHSVAEQDHLGAQCLGFIRFLESAGVLPPALREIVIDRAMAAPGGPVSLDDLKIIVLMVYWSMGQEPDALILDELCDDTTGRLPH; translated from the coding sequence ATGTTCGAAGTGCTGGTGTTTGTCTATGAGAACTACTGGCGCGGGGATGCATGCCCCGAATTGCAACAACTGGGACGCAAGCTCAGTGCGCATGGTTTCGAACCCGACGAAATCCAGCAGGCCCTGACCTGGCTCGACGGCCTGAACTTCGCGGCCCAGAGCACCCACCTGCCCGAACCCGGCGACACCGCCGGCCTGGCCTCCGCCGCCAGCCTGCGGGTCCACTCGGTCGCCGAACAGGACCACCTGGGCGCGCAGTGCCTGGGCTTCATCCGCTTCCTGGAGTCGGCCGGCGTGCTACCCCCGGCCCTGCGCGAGATCGTGATCGATCGCGCCATGGCCGCCCCGGGCGGCCCGGTGTCGCTCGACGACCTGAAGATCATCGTGCTGATGGTCTACTGGAGCATGGGCCAGGAGCCCGACGCGCTCATCCTCGACGAACTGTGCGACGACACCACCGGCCGCCTCCCCCACTAG
- the def gene encoding peptide deformylase: protein MALLPILRYPDPRLHTVARPVQAVDAQIRQLVADMLETMYDAHGIGLAATQVDVHERVVVIDVSEERNRPLVLINPQIVWASEDRQVNEEGCLSVPGVYDGVERAGAVRVTALDDHGQPRTIEAEGLLAVCIQHEMDHLLGKVFVEYLSPLKRNRIKSKMLKARRETERA, encoded by the coding sequence ATGGCCCTCCTGCCCATCCTCCGCTACCCCGACCCCCGCCTGCACACCGTCGCCCGTCCGGTGCAGGCGGTCGATGCCCAAATCCGCCAGCTCGTCGCCGACATGCTGGAGACCATGTACGACGCCCATGGCATCGGCCTGGCCGCCACCCAGGTCGACGTGCACGAGCGGGTGGTCGTGATCGACGTGTCGGAAGAGCGCAACCGGCCGCTGGTGCTGATCAACCCGCAGATCGTCTGGGCCAGCGAGGACCGGCAGGTCAACGAGGAGGGCTGCCTGTCGGTGCCCGGCGTGTACGACGGCGTCGAGCGCGCCGGCGCGGTGCGCGTCACGGCGCTGGACGACCACGGCCAGCCGCGCACGATCGAAGCCGAGGGCCTGCTGGCGGTGTGCATCCAGCACGAGATGGATCACCTGCTGGGCAAGGTGTTCGTCGAGTACCTGTCGCCGCTCAAGCGCAATCGCATCAAGAGCAAGATGCTGAAGGCGCGCCGCGAAACCGAGCGCGCCTGA